The window TAGACCACGTCTTCCTTGATCGCCGGCTCCTTCTTGCCCGCCTCCGTGAAGGTATAGCCCATCACGCTCGCCTCGAGCGTCCCCTTGTCGCCGAAGAACATCGCGCCCCAGGGGAACCGCGGTCCGGGCGGATCCCCCCACGAACGGTGCGTCCACACGACGCGCAGATTGGGGAACTCGAACGTCGCCTCCTGCGTGTCGGTGATGTTCGCCCGGCTCGCCTTGTCGACGAAGATGCCGCCCGTCGACATGATCCGGGTGGGCATCGGCAAGTCCATCATCCACCGGACCATGTCGAGCATGTGCACGCACATGTCGCCGACGATGCCGTTGCCGTATTCCATGAAGGCGCGCCAGCTGCGCGGGTGGGTCAGCCTGTTGAAGGGCCGCATGGGCGCCGGCCCGGTCCACATCTCGTAGTCGAGCTCCGGCGGCGGCGCGGCGTCGGGCGGATTCCCTCTGGCGCGCATGTGGTAGTAGCAGTAGATCTCGACGTAGGCGATGTTGCCCAGTCTGCCTTCGCGGATGATGCGGTCGCGCGCCGTCACCAGGTGCGGCGTGCTCCGCCGCTGCATCCCCACCTGCACGACCCGCTTGTACTTTCGCGCCGCCGCCAGCATCGCCTGTGCTTCGACGACGTCGACCGAGACGGGCTTCTGCACCCAGATGTCCATTCCCGCCCTGGCGGCTTCGATCATCGGCAGCGCGTGCCAGTGATCCGGCGGGTCGATGATCACGATGTCCAGATCCTTCTCGGCGAGCAGCTTGCGCCAGTCGCCGTAGAGGCGCGGACGCTGCTTCGACACCTGGCGGGTGGCGACGAGATCGGCGGCGTCGTTCAGCATCCGGCTGTCGACGTCGCACATCGAGACCACGTTGACCGGCGCGACCTGGACCAGCCGCAGCAGATCCGACTTCCCGTACCAGCCCGAGCCGATGATGCCGACGCGCTTGTTGGCGCCAATCTGCGAGGCGAGCGTCTCGTAGCGCGACAACCGCGACGCGGCGATGACCGCCGCGCTCCTGCCGATGAATTCTCTGCGATTCATGGTGACAGATTAGCGCATTCGCTACTTGAACAGTCGAGGGGCGAAGTCGTGCAGCGCCCGGCGCCAGGTCAGCCACTCGTGCGCCGTTTCCGGGGACTCGAAGAAGACGTTCCGCACGCCGGCCCCGGTCAGCGCGTCGCTGAAGTTCTTCGTCCCGGGGCCTTCCGCCTGGCCGATGGCGAGGAAGAGCAGCTTCACCTTGGCGTTGAACGCCGCCGGGTCCGCGAAGGCGCCCCCGCAGATGGCCTTCATGTCCGGCGCGTCGCCGCCGCGCCCGAAGCCGCCGCAATTGCCGCTGAATCCGCCGATGTAGGCGAACTTGTCCAGGTTCGTCAGGGTAGTGGCGAAGGTCTGCGCCCCACCCATCGACAGTCCGGCCATGGCGCGCTGCTCCTTGCCGGGGCGCACGCGATAGGTCCGCTCGATCATCGGCACCAGGTCGGTGAACATCATCTCGGTGTAGGTGGGCCGGCCGAGCGGCCCGCCGGGGCCGCGGCCCGCCGCGCCTGGTCCGGCGCCACGGCCGCCGGGCGGGGGTGTGCCGCGTGACGGCGGCGCGGGCGGCGTGTCGGACGGCGGCGGCACCAGGCCGCGCGCCGCGAACAGCGTCGCGCTCTCGCCGGGCTTCACCGCGTTGAGGTTGTCCATAACGACGATCATCGGCGTCGCTTTCTTCGCCGCGATCAGGTTGTCGAGGACGTCCTCCACGTGTCCCTGC of the Vicinamibacterales bacterium genome contains:
- a CDS encoding Gfo/Idh/MocA family oxidoreductase, with protein sequence MNRREFIGRSAAVIAASRLSRYETLASQIGANKRVGIIGSGWYGKSDLLRLVQVAPVNVVSMCDVDSRMLNDAADLVATRQVSKQRPRLYGDWRKLLAEKDLDIVIIDPPDHWHALPMIEAARAGMDIWVQKPVSVDVVEAQAMLAAARKYKRVVQVGMQRRSTPHLVTARDRIIREGRLGNIAYVEIYCYYHMRARGNPPDAAPPPELDYEMWTGPAPMRPFNRLTHPRSWRAFMEYGNGIVGDMCVHMLDMVRWMMDLPMPTRIMSTGGIFVDKASRANITDTQEATFEFPNLRVVWTHRSWGDPPGPRFPWGAMFFGDKGTLEASVMGYTFTEAGKKEPAIKEDVVYEFEQYPEDRTEKDLERHVAPAIRAHMKNFLECIESRQKPVSDIEQGYISTAACILANLSMQLGRAIHWDHAKGEVIGDAEANRLLRRPYRAPWVHPTPGNV
- a CDS encoding alpha/beta hydrolase-fold protein translates to MKRVVIAAGMLAALGAGPASAQSTDGCVPSVLNIPEAKYPCLYPDRRALFRVVAPDAQKVRLRMGPGFDMTRGPDGIWSVTTTPLVVGFHYYSLQIDGAVIADPSTHTFFGSGWQNSAIEVPAPDAAFYEHQNVPHGRVSQHWYHSKVTGKWRRAFVYTPPDYDTARKSYPVLYLLHGWGEDETGWHRQGHVEDVLDNLIAAKKATPMIVVMDNLNAVKPGESATLFAARGLVPPPSDTPPAPPSRGTPPPGGRGAGPGAAGRGPGGPLGRPTYTEMMFTDLVPMIERTYRVRPGKEQRAMAGLSMGGAQTFATTLTNLDKFAYIGGFSGNCGGFGRGGDAPDMKAICGGAFADPAAFNAKVKLLFLAIGQAEGPGTKNFSDALTGAGVRNVFFESPETAHEWLTWRRALHDFAPRLFK